A genomic segment from Pyruvatibacter sp. encodes:
- a CDS encoding YceI family protein: protein MTRLLTSLGLLLALALPAHAETVDLDFDPDHTHIMFTVMHLGLARTYGEFERFDGRMVLDTNRPQNVVLELTIEVASLDSGLAARDENLMGGSWFDADDHPTMTFVATDFEATDDTTGTLTGDFTLLGVTRPVALNVVFNGKASDPFSPRKTRWGFSATGAIKRSDFGMDFGTGFVADDVALIIETELLQISD, encoded by the coding sequence ATGACACGGCTTTTGACATCTCTTGGCTTGCTGTTGGCACTTGCCCTGCCCGCCCACGCTGAAACGGTCGATCTCGATTTTGACCCGGACCACACCCACATCATGTTCACCGTGATGCACTTGGGCCTTGCCCGCACCTATGGTGAGTTTGAGAGGTTCGACGGGCGTATGGTGCTGGATACCAACCGCCCACAAAATGTGGTTCTCGAACTCACCATTGAAGTGGCCAGCCTCGACAGCGGCCTTGCTGCGCGCGACGAGAACCTGATGGGCGGTTCATGGTTTGATGCAGACGATCACCCCACCATGACCTTCGTAGCCACAGATTTTGAGGCGACCGACGACACCACCGGCACACTCACCGGAGACTTTACACTTCTGGGTGTAACCCGCCCTGTGGCGCTCAACGTGGTCTTTAACGGCAAGGCGTCGGACCCGTTTTCGCCGCGAAAAACACGCTGGGGTTTTTCAGCGACGGGTGCCATAAAGCGGTCTGATTTCGGCATGGACTTCGGCACGGGTTTTGTGGCCGATGACGTGGCTCTCATCATTGAGACCGAACTTTTGCAAATCAGCGACTAG
- a CDS encoding DUF3089 domain-containing protein, translating to MLRFLAWGAAGVIAVIAVALLVLFLFREQLTAFYLNPGEPFAAMTPPSAPDYENPDAWAALPGRADLADLSPPGMAPAVSDDAARVDVFFVHPTTYLSSASWNAPLDDEQSQRIMQVGVMGHQASAYNLAGRIYAPRYRQATLYSFMEPWDELAEPQGQLALDLAYQDVARAFETYIRLYNNGRPFILAAHSQGSLHLLRLLQDYMKRPDLLARMVAAYPAGMSVPASLFDTYLSHIPPCATPEQTGCLVSWNTFGPDGNPTVWFEQQRIWEGSQLVPVAGRALNCTNPLSWRTDGEPAGGDQHKGAIPYAGIESDEPLTRLADPQMLAFNVQCRDGIAYMDASPPDEFGELVIENDDYHVYDYNLFYGSIRENAALRAAAYLALQ from the coding sequence ATGCTGCGTTTTCTGGCCTGGGGCGCTGCCGGCGTCATTGCTGTTATTGCCGTGGCGCTGCTGGTGCTGTTCTTGTTTCGCGAGCAACTGACGGCGTTTTACCTCAATCCCGGTGAGCCGTTTGCCGCCATGACGCCGCCCTCCGCGCCCGACTATGAAAACCCCGATGCCTGGGCCGCCCTGCCCGGCCGCGCTGACCTTGCAGACTTAAGCCCGCCCGGCATGGCTCCTGCCGTGTCTGATGATGCTGCGCGTGTGGACGTGTTTTTCGTCCACCCCACAACCTACCTTTCCAGTGCAAGCTGGAATGCGCCGCTCGATGACGAACAATCCCAGCGCATCATGCAGGTTGGCGTCATGGGCCATCAGGCCAGCGCCTATAATCTGGCAGGCCGCATCTACGCGCCGCGCTACCGCCAGGCCACGCTCTATTCGTTTATGGAGCCGTGGGACGAACTGGCTGAACCACAGGGCCAACTGGCGCTTGATCTGGCCTATCAGGACGTGGCGCGCGCATTTGAAACCTACATCCGCCTTTACAACAATGGGCGTCCGTTCATTCTCGCGGCGCACAGTCAGGGCTCGCTGCATCTGCTGCGGCTGTTGCAGGACTACATGAAACGACCTGACCTGCTGGCGCGCATGGTCGCGGCGTATCCTGCGGGCATGTCGGTTCCGGCAAGTCTGTTTGACACCTACCTCAGTCACATCCCGCCCTGCGCGACACCGGAACAGACCGGGTGCCTTGTAAGCTGGAACACGTTTGGCCCGGACGGCAACCCGACGGTGTGGTTCGAGCAGCAGCGCATCTGGGAAGGCTCGCAGCTTGTGCCCGTCGCCGGGCGGGCGCTGAACTGCACCAACCCGCTAAGCTGGCGCACCGATGGCGAGCCCGCAGGCGGCGACCAGCACAAGGGTGCCATTCCCTATGCCGGCATTGAAAGCGACGAGCCGCTCACCCGCCTTGCAGACCCGCAGATGCTTGCGTTCAACGTCCAGTGCCGCGATGGCATTGCCTATATGGATGCCTCGCCACCTGATGAGTTTGGCGAACTGGTCATCGAAAACGACGATTATCATGTCTATGACTACAACCTGTTCTACGGCTCGATCCGTGAAAACGCTGCCTTGCGTGCGGCGGCATATCTGGCCCTCCAATAG
- a CDS encoding PH domain-containing protein, with product MSYVREVLGDGEALRYEARFPWYLHAFAWGSLLLLGLVVIGILIFLSIMIRIWTTEMVVTSERVIYKRGWISRSTEELAIDSVEEVNLNQGFIGRIFNFGRIDIRGKGEGLISLPNIASPAAFIKALADAETRTSHHSHA from the coding sequence ATGAGCTACGTCAGGGAAGTGCTGGGCGACGGGGAAGCGTTGCGGTATGAGGCCCGATTTCCCTGGTATCTCCATGCCTTTGCTTGGGGCTCCCTGCTGCTGCTGGGCCTCGTCGTCATTGGCATCCTCATCTTCCTGTCAATCATGATCCGTATCTGGACCACAGAAATGGTTGTTACCAGTGAGCGGGTTATCTACAAGCGCGGCTGGATCAGCCGCAGCACTGAAGAACTGGCGATTGACAGTGTTGAGGAAGTGAACCTGAACCAGGGCTTCATCGGCCGCATCTTCAACTTCGGCCGCATCGATATTCGCGGCAAGGGCGAAGGCCTGATCTCGCTTCCCAACATCGCCTCACCCGCCGCGTTCATCAAGGCACTGGCGGATGCCGAGACCCGGACGTCGCACCACTCCCACGCATAA
- a CDS encoding acetyl-CoA acetyltransferase, producing MASGIKDKVAILGMGCSKFGERWDSDPEDLMVEAYLEAMQDAGVEPTQLDAAWFSTHIDEIGTGKGGTPLSIALKLPNIAVTRVENFCASGSEAFRGAVYAVASGACDIALALGVEKLKDTGYGGLPTGNMGTLIPQWAPTGSAPGNFAQLASAYRAKHNVSKDDLKRAIAHVSVKSHENGAKNGKAHLQKAVTEEQVLNAPMIAEPLGLFDCCGVSDGAAAAIVTTPEIAKAMGKHDIVTVKALQLSVSNGLESQHNSWDGSYFHTARIAARKAYQEAGIDKPREQVSMMEVHDCFSVTELVTMEDLFISPEGGAVKDVMDGFYDADGQVPCQIDGGLKCFGHPIGASGLRMLYEMYLQLQGRADARQLADPKIGLTHNLGGSPSQNVCSVSIIGAHGA from the coding sequence ATGGCAAGCGGCATCAAGGACAAAGTCGCCATTCTGGGCATGGGGTGCTCGAAGTTCGGTGAGCGGTGGGACAGCGACCCCGAAGACCTGATGGTGGAAGCGTATCTCGAAGCCATGCAGGATGCAGGCGTTGAGCCGACGCAACTGGATGCGGCGTGGTTCTCCACCCACATTGACGAAATCGGCACTGGCAAGGGTGGCACGCCGCTGTCCATCGCCCTCAAGCTGCCGAACATTGCGGTCACGCGCGTTGAAAACTTCTGCGCGTCAGGGTCCGAAGCCTTTCGCGGCGCGGTGTATGCCGTCGCGTCCGGTGCCTGCGACATTGCGCTGGCGCTTGGTGTTGAAAAGCTGAAAGATACGGGCTACGGTGGTCTGCCGACGGGGAATATGGGCACGCTCATTCCGCAGTGGGCCCCCACAGGTTCTGCGCCGGGCAACTTTGCGCAGCTTGCGTCTGCGTATCGCGCCAAGCACAACGTCTCCAAAGATGACCTCAAGCGCGCCATTGCGCATGTCTCCGTAAAGAGCCACGAGAACGGCGCGAAGAACGGCAAGGCGCATCTGCAAAAGGCCGTGACTGAGGAGCAGGTGCTGAATGCGCCGATGATTGCGGAGCCGCTTGGGCTGTTTGATTGCTGCGGCGTGTCGGACGGCGCGGCGGCTGCCATCGTCACCACACCTGAAATCGCCAAGGCCATGGGCAAACACGACATCGTAACGGTGAAGGCGTTGCAGCTTTCTGTATCCAACGGTCTGGAGAGCCAGCACAATTCGTGGGATGGCTCGTACTTCCACACAGCGCGCATTGCCGCCAGGAAGGCCTATCAGGAAGCTGGCATCGACAAGCCCCGCGAGCAGGTCTCGATGATGGAAGTGCATGACTGCTTCTCCGTAACCGAACTTGTGACCATGGAAGACCTGTTCATTTCGCCTGAAGGCGGTGCCGTCAAAGATGTGATGGATGGCTTTTATGATGCTGACGGTCAGGTGCCATGCCAGATTGATGGCGGTCTCAAATGCTTTGGCCACCCCATCGGCGCGTCAGGTCTGCGGATGCTCTATGAAATGTATCTGCAACTACAAGGTCGTGCCGATGCCCGGCAACTGGCAGACCCGAAAATCGGCCTGACTCACAATCTGGGTGGCTCGCCATCACAGAATGTGTGCTCGGTCTCGATTATTGGTGCCCACGGAGCCTAG
- a CDS encoding DoxX family protein, whose product MTLLGIVGRVLLGLFFLVPGIMKALDPAAGMEIMVAREVPFMVPLYWASVVIEIVFGAMLIIGYREVIAALVLAALTMAINVGVHNFWAVPEEIVMTELQLFIKNTAILGGLLVAAAWGYSKR is encoded by the coding sequence ATGACCCTTCTTGGCATTGTCGGCCGTGTATTGCTCGGCCTGTTTTTTCTTGTCCCCGGCATCATGAAAGCGCTTGATCCGGCGGCAGGCATGGAAATCATGGTGGCCCGCGAGGTGCCGTTCATGGTGCCGCTGTATTGGGCATCAGTCGTGATCGAGATCGTGTTCGGCGCTATGCTGATTATCGGCTACCGCGAAGTGATTGCAGCGCTTGTGCTGGCGGCTTTGACCATGGCCATCAATGTGGGCGTGCATAACTTCTGGGCGGTGCCCGAAGAAATTGTGATGACCGAACTTCAGCTTTTCATCAAGAATACAGCCATTCTAGGCGGGCTTTTGGTTGCCGCCGCATGGGGCTATTCTAAGCGCTGA
- a CDS encoding alpha/beta fold hydrolase, with amino-acid sequence MATLVLVHGAWHGGWCWDTLVPLLEAQGHTVIAPDLPGHDTSDGAPATTTLEDYGRAVAAVANAQSGPVVLVGHSMGGGVITQAASYSTNLAGLVYVAAFVPQHGDSIAALAGSGPDSELNDYVDLAPTGTHTTIREGGAAIVFYGHCAPDAAAAAADRLIPQAITPLTDALEDPYNAAMTLPAFGIICTDDKAVHPDLQRVMCGERGMPTFDLDTDHSPFMSMPETLADTLSTALSEMDLSS; translated from the coding sequence GTGGCAACCCTCGTTCTTGTGCACGGCGCATGGCATGGCGGCTGGTGCTGGGACACCCTTGTGCCGCTGCTTGAAGCGCAAGGCCACACAGTGATCGCGCCTGATTTGCCGGGTCATGACACGTCCGACGGGGCACCCGCCACGACAACGCTTGAAGACTATGGTCGCGCTGTTGCGGCTGTGGCGAATGCGCAAAGTGGGCCTGTGGTTCTGGTCGGCCACTCCATGGGTGGCGGCGTCATCACGCAGGCGGCCAGTTACTCAACCAACCTTGCGGGACTGGTGTACGTGGCGGCGTTCGTGCCGCAGCACGGCGACAGCATTGCAGCACTTGCAGGCAGTGGACCGGACTCCGAATTGAACGATTATGTTGACCTTGCCCCCACCGGAACGCACACGACCATTCGTGAAGGCGGCGCAGCGATAGTGTTTTACGGGCACTGCGCACCCGATGCGGCAGCTGCTGCGGCGGATCGGCTTATCCCTCAGGCGATCACGCCGCTGACGGATGCCCTGGAAGACCCGTACAACGCAGCGATGACACTCCCTGCATTTGGCATTATCTGCACTGATGACAAGGCTGTGCATCCCGACCTTCAGCGTGTGATGTGTGGTGAACGCGGGATGCCGACCTTTGATCTGGATACCGACCATTCGCCCTTCATGTCGATGCCGGAGACACTGGCTGACACACTCAGCACGGCCCTATCAGAAATGGACCTTTCATCATGA
- a CDS encoding 3-oxoacyl-[acyl-carrier-protein] synthase III C-terminal domain-containing protein, which translates to MTQDIGLTSIGGYIPRLRLQRKAVATAHQWLAPNLMGKARGERSMANWDEDAITMAVEAARDCLGRDDDRSHVDAIYFASTTMPFADRLNAGMVAAALTLESGIQSADITSTMRAGTTALIQALNAVGAGTAKNALVATGEHRRTRAASAQEMDFGDAGAALTVGTQNVIARFIGSHTETVDFVDHFRGEGAEFDYNWEERWIRDEGFSKIVPKAIAAALEKTGVSADDIDHFVMPCTFPRLPETLAKKSGIDPDKVRDNLAMQCGEAGAAHGLVMLVHALQEATPGQKILLLQFGQGCDALIFETTDLIGSISDKRGIVGSLAQGRPEDNYMKFLVFNGLVEWEQGMRAEQDNKTALTTLYRNEDMIMGLVGGKCSKTGTVQFPRSRISVNPNDHTVDTQEPYKFAEKQAKILSWSADYLSASKSPPNHYGMITFEEGGRIMMSFTDVIPGTVDSGMDVDLAFRIHSKDDRRGFTRYFWKAVPRVSAQAGATAQAAE; encoded by the coding sequence ATGACCCAGGACATCGGTCTTACCTCGATTGGCGGATATATTCCGCGCCTTCGTCTTCAACGTAAGGCGGTTGCGACCGCACACCAATGGCTGGCACCCAATTTAATGGGCAAGGCCAGGGGTGAACGCTCGATGGCAAACTGGGACGAAGATGCCATAACCATGGCTGTTGAGGCGGCGCGCGACTGTCTGGGTCGCGATGATGACCGCAGCCACGTTGATGCCATCTATTTTGCCTCAACCACCATGCCGTTTGCCGACCGGCTGAACGCGGGCATGGTTGCGGCCGCATTAACGCTGGAAAGCGGCATTCAGTCCGCCGACATAACCTCCACAATGCGCGCGGGCACGACGGCGCTTATTCAGGCGCTCAATGCCGTGGGGGCGGGCACTGCTAAAAATGCGCTGGTGGCGACGGGTGAACACCGCCGCACGCGGGCTGCCAGCGCACAGGAAATGGATTTTGGCGATGCCGGTGCAGCACTCACTGTGGGCACGCAGAACGTCATCGCCAGGTTCATCGGCTCACACACTGAAACCGTGGATTTTGTGGATCACTTTCGCGGTGAGGGGGCTGAGTTTGATTACAACTGGGAAGAGCGCTGGATACGTGATGAGGGCTTTTCCAAGATCGTGCCCAAGGCGATTGCGGCAGCTTTGGAAAAGACCGGCGTCAGTGCGGACGATATCGATCATTTCGTGATGCCGTGCACGTTCCCGCGTCTGCCTGAAACGCTTGCCAAAAAGTCCGGCATTGACCCTGACAAGGTGAGGGACAACCTTGCCATGCAGTGCGGTGAGGCAGGGGCGGCGCACGGGCTGGTGATGCTGGTTCATGCGTTGCAGGAGGCAACGCCGGGCCAGAAGATTTTGCTTTTGCAGTTTGGTCAGGGCTGCGACGCGCTGATTTTTGAAACGACGGATCTGATCGGCTCAATCTCAGACAAACGCGGCATTGTCGGGTCGCTGGCTCAAGGTCGGCCTGAAGACAACTACATGAAGTTTCTTGTGTTCAACGGTCTGGTTGAATGGGAGCAGGGGATGCGCGCCGAGCAGGACAACAAGACTGCGCTCACCACGCTTTACCGCAACGAAGACATGATCATGGGTCTCGTCGGTGGCAAATGCTCCAAGACGGGGACGGTGCAGTTTCCCCGCTCGCGCATTTCGGTCAATCCGAACGATCACACAGTGGATACGCAGGAGCCGTACAAGTTTGCAGAGAAGCAGGCAAAAATCCTGTCGTGGTCGGCGGACTATCTGTCAGCTTCCAAGAGCCCGCCAAATCACTACGGCATGATTACCTTTGAAGAAGGCGGACGGATCATGATGTCGTTCACGGATGTTATTCCGGGTACGGTGGATTCAGGAATGGACGTTGATCTGGCGTTCCGCATTCACTCGAAAGATGACCGCCGCGGTTTCACCCGGTACTTCTGGAAGGCCGTGCCGCGCGTATCAGCCCAGGCTGGCGCAACAGCGCAGGCGGCCGAATAG
- a CDS encoding YbaN family protein, producing the protein MPHNMSNAASAAHEALAKVEASMPLRHNDSDPLIKEDGWLHLSRRGMWIAVGVTFLLVGAIGIFLPLIPTTGPLIVAAWAFAKGSPTLHRWLISNRLFGPFIVEWETYGVIKPRAKVLALSSMGLASAWMAFGAQMHWALAALGIVLCAVGAVYVASRPSSHAIAD; encoded by the coding sequence ATGCCGCACAACATGTCGAATGCAGCATCCGCCGCGCACGAGGCTTTGGCAAAGGTGGAGGCCAGTATGCCCCTACGGCATAATGACAGCGATCCCCTGATCAAGGAGGACGGCTGGTTGCATCTGTCCCGCCGCGGCATGTGGATAGCGGTCGGAGTGACATTTTTGCTGGTGGGTGCAATCGGCATTTTCCTGCCATTGATCCCCACCACGGGTCCGCTGATTGTGGCCGCATGGGCCTTCGCCAAAGGTTCCCCCACCCTGCACCGCTGGCTGATTTCCAACCGGCTGTTTGGACCGTTCATTGTTGAATGGGAAACCTACGGCGTTATCAAGCCGCGCGCCAAGGTGCTGGCGCTGAGCAGCATGGGGCTTGCCTCCGCATGGATGGCATTCGGGGCGCAGATGCACTGGGCGCTTGCGGCGCTTGGCATCGTCCTGTGCGCCGTGGGCGCCGTCTATGTGGCATCCCGCCCCTCGTCCCACGCGATTGCGGACTAG
- a CDS encoding DUF3237 domain-containing protein, whose amino-acid sequence MVTALKSQFLFTMSADLEESIPVGAGPLGMRLVAYVADGTVKGDKVNGVMLPGGGDWALIRSDGCLQIDVRACIKTDDGAIIYATYGGRMDIPADLQPKAFNRATAETIDPGEYYFRTCPLFETGDERYAWLNRIQAVGVGRLTSTGVAYDVHQIL is encoded by the coding sequence ATGGTTACAGCACTCAAGAGCCAGTTTCTGTTCACGATGTCGGCTGATCTGGAAGAGTCTATTCCTGTGGGTGCCGGGCCGCTTGGTATGCGTCTGGTCGCCTATGTGGCAGACGGCACCGTGAAAGGCGACAAGGTCAATGGCGTCATGCTGCCTGGCGGCGGGGACTGGGCGCTGATCCGCAGCGACGGCTGCCTTCAAATTGACGTGCGCGCCTGCATCAAGACCGATGACGGGGCAATCATTTACGCCACCTACGGCGGACGCATGGATATTCCCGCCGACCTTCAGCCGAAAGCCTTTAACCGCGCAACGGCTGAAACAATCGATCCTGGCGAATACTATTTCCGCACCTGCCCGCTGTTTGAAACAGGCGACGAGCGTTATGCGTGGCTGAACCGTATTCAGGCGGTTGGTGTTGGACGGCTCACATCTACCGGGGTGGCCTACGACGTCCATCAGATTTTATAG
- a CDS encoding tetratricopeptide repeat protein has translation MTNICNTIRRQASGILLAGFAMLFVGLMPAESHAQTGASDRPSEQALVAGVNDATQALIDGRLDDALRLFNDVIATNALAPRLLAASHYHRGIIHQKNGRFNDAAADYTTALWLEELPDNMRARAHYNRGTALDNLGQQERAKQDFDLAISLMPDMAAAYNNRANVLRRMGQYEAAIADYDKSIELGNPLPHLPHFGRAATKEALGDIEGARADLKQAMALAPDYAPAAAALAALPAAPSALLTAAAPRAVESDAPEPVAQVAETTVKPVETAMLPPPPAQAGSAARAIEVTPTLSALPQAAPSPVSPVSPVSPVLRAAAVPQGMDEARRITTASSTLAQPEPPVQTAAPMPMMGTWTTTILPAGSREVLTLDDASPALTVPSTGKTQVAAATVSPRASAPVRVSSAQSGAQPQTGLSFPGISADAYREAVRPVTAGVAVSVPATTPTPAARTYADYAGIEATPRAASRQPAQQQVAQGGFGVQLASFRSEAEAQAAWADIIGRHGTVLQDREHMVQRAQVPGKGTYFRLRVGPMAAKGSAAALCSTLKAQGQDCYVTKL, from the coding sequence GTGACAAATATTTGCAACACAATACGCAGGCAGGCATCGGGCATTTTGCTGGCGGGCTTTGCTATGCTTTTTGTCGGCCTTATGCCTGCCGAAAGTCATGCGCAAACCGGCGCGTCTGACCGGCCTTCGGAGCAGGCGCTGGTTGCCGGCGTCAATGACGCCACGCAGGCGCTGATTGACGGGCGACTGGATGATGCGCTGCGGCTATTCAACGATGTGATTGCCACCAATGCGCTGGCACCACGGTTACTGGCGGCATCGCACTATCACCGAGGCATCATTCATCAGAAAAACGGTCGCTTTAACGACGCAGCGGCTGACTATACGACGGCTTTGTGGCTCGAAGAACTGCCGGACAACATGCGGGCGCGCGCGCATTACAATCGCGGTACGGCGCTGGACAATCTGGGCCAGCAGGAGCGCGCGAAGCAGGATTTTGATCTGGCGATTTCGCTAATGCCCGATATGGCCGCAGCCTACAACAACCGCGCCAATGTTCTTCGCCGCATGGGGCAGTATGAAGCGGCAATTGCGGATTACGACAAATCCATAGAGCTGGGCAACCCACTGCCGCATCTACCTCATTTCGGCAGGGCTGCCACGAAGGAAGCATTGGGCGACATCGAAGGCGCGCGGGCGGACCTCAAACAAGCAATGGCGCTTGCACCGGACTATGCCCCTGCGGCGGCGGCACTGGCAGCCTTACCAGCAGCCCCTTCTGCCTTGTTGACCGCGGCAGCACCCAGAGCGGTTGAAAGCGATGCGCCTGAGCCCGTCGCGCAGGTTGCCGAAACAACAGTAAAACCTGTTGAAACTGCAATGCTGCCGCCGCCCCCAGCGCAAGCCGGGTCAGCAGCGCGGGCAATTGAGGTCACTCCGACATTGAGTGCACTGCCACAGGCGGCACCTTCCCCCGTATCGCCAGTTTCCCCCGTATCGCCAGTGTTGCGGGCCGCAGCAGTGCCACAAGGCATGGATGAAGCACGGCGGATAACAACCGCCAGTTCAACTCTGGCGCAGCCCGAACCGCCAGTGCAGACTGCGGCCCCCATGCCGATGATGGGCACGTGGACAACCACCATTCTGCCCGCCGGTAGCCGGGAGGTGCTGACGCTGGACGATGCCTCGCCCGCGCTAACGGTGCCCTCCACGGGCAAAACGCAGGTTGCCGCAGCTACCGTTTCGCCGCGGGCATCAGCCCCCGTGCGCGTGAGTTCGGCGCAGTCAGGCGCGCAACCTCAAACAGGACTGTCGTTTCCAGGTATTTCAGCAGATGCATATCGTGAAGCCGTGCGTCCTGTCACGGCGGGGGTTGCCGTTTCGGTACCGGCCACTACGCCAACACCTGCCGCGCGCACCTATGCTGACTATGCAGGCATAGAGGCGACACCCCGCGCGGCTTCACGTCAACCCGCGCAACAGCAAGTTGCCCAGGGGGGCTTTGGCGTTCAGCTTGCGAGCTTCAGGTCTGAGGCAGAGGCACAGGCGGCATGGGCCGACATTATCGGTCGCCATGGCACAGTCCTGCAGGACCGTGAACATATGGTGCAGCGTGCGCAGGTGCCCGGCAAGGGCACGTATTTCAGGTTGCGGGTCGGACCGATGGCAGCCAAAGGCTCAGCCGCAGCACTGTGCAGTACGCTGAAGGCGCAGGGCCAGGATTGTTACGTCACCAAACTTTAG